The Arachis ipaensis cultivar K30076 chromosome B05, Araip1.1, whole genome shotgun sequence nucleotide sequence NNNNNNNNNNNNNNGTTTTAAAAGCAAATTTTAAGagtactataaaaaatattttattaaaagttattgattttttttaaaacattgaACATATCAAAAGTTGAAAAAAGTTATCACATTTTTAAAATATGTCCTTAAAATACGAGttagtaaaattttaaattaaaatagataacttttaaattttagtttataaaaacgaaaaaaacacaacaaaaaagttataaaagccaAAACTAAAAGTGAACTTTATTTTAGACGTAATGAATGTCACCTAAACTATAGAAAAAGACCATAATTCATCTTTTGCAAACTATAGAAGTATCACGTTAAGCTCAATGTTGCTTAATTTTACAAGAGATTAGTGTTGTTACGTTTTACGAATCATGAGATTCGTGTGTAATTCGATGAATAAGTAGTGGATCTGTATAGAACTATAGATGAATGACCATGTTCATATATAACTTTGAATTACCTGAGCTACATTCTTCCCTTTGGCAGCTGCTATGTCTTTAAGGATTGGATTCTCCATGACTGCTCCTGAACCCCAAAATATGTTATAAGCTCCAAGTGCTGACCAAGCACTAACATGAATTCCTTTCTCCTTGCAAAACTCCCTCAGTTTCCATTGCTGCCAAGATGGGTTCATTTCCACCTAAGAAAACCCATAATTTACTATCATGATTTTCGACACCATTATAATTAGAGTAAAGTGACAAATAAATCTCTCAGAATTTATATTTTGCATATATTAATACCTAAAGTCTTTTAGTATAATAAACCTGGATACATTAGTTTAAATTAAGACATTTTACTCTAATGATAGGGACTAATTTAAAAGTAGTAGTGTATCTACATCGGCTATCTTAAaagattttattgatatttttttaaggaattaatctttttaaaatttaaattttcaagaATTTACTTATCATTTAATTCTTATAATTAATACATGAAAAAGTATAGATAAATAATTCTTAACCAACCAATTTTAAGCAAtacaattaataataattaattttgtattttttaaaattaaaatttaaataattattaattaataacaattaaTTAGTATGGAGTGTAGTTCAAAAATACTTGTTAACTTGTTGGCTAGGTCCTTATTGGACAAAATTGTTAACACAAAAGATAAACTCCTAATATATTTAAGGACAAAGTCgtcattaaatattttaaaattacaaaatcagtcccaaaaaagaaaacaacaatcTAGTACAAATCATACTACGTTGATCAAAAGTATAATGTGAACAACCAAACCTAATATATAATAAGCCACTCTTTCATTATGTGTTAGAGACACCTAAGGCTGAGTTTGATATTGTCAATATTTTTCCAGTTATTATCTTTTTTAGACTTAATATTATTTCCAAAAGTAATAGTAAttatatttagtaaaataaaataaaaattattttNNNNNNNNNNNNNNNNNNNNNNNNNNNNNNNNNNNNNNNNNNNNNNNNNNNNNNNNNNNNNNNNNNNNNNNNNNNNNNNNNNNNNNNNNNNNNNNNNNNNNNNNNNNNNNNNNNNNNNNNNNNNNNNNNNNNNNNNNNNNNNNNNNNNNNNNNNNNTTAGTTTATACTTTATACTTTTAAAAAGAACAAATATTTCtctaataaatattaataaattcacCTTAATATATGTACATGTATATATCATTATATCTATACGGGACAAATGAGTATTGTGCATTAGGTTTGTCCTAGTAATAGTTTGGTAGCAAAATGGCAAAAACAAATAGATTGATTAGTGAAGCACAAAACCTGATGAACTGCAGGGGGGATTGTAGCTATTTCAAGCAATTTGGTGAGTTTCTTGATACCATAATTGCATATCCCAATGGACTTTGCTAAGCCCAATTTGTAACACTCTTCCATTGCTTTCCACGTCCCTTCTATGTCAAATGGGAGAATATCTTCTTTGGAAAACACTACTGGGTTTTCAAGGTCATGTCTAAGCCTCACTGGCCAATGAATCAAATAAAGATCCACATACTCTGTTCCCAGCTTTCTATAACAACAATATGTTCAAAGTAAAATTAGCATAGTGAGAGACTAGGAGTGGAACATAAAGTTAttacttagtttaatttcttttaacCCTTTTTctaaaagaaattaagaaaagaaaaaagttagTTAACAAATGTTTTTTCATCATTTATACAATCATATTTTATGTTAAAACATCTTATTATCTTATATAttcaattaaaatataatttattaaaaatatgaaCATAAGTTACCTTAAGTACCTCATAAATGCTCAATCGTTTCATTTAATCAtaaatttttacatattttttctaGTTTTCCATAATATCTTTTAAATCGGCAGGTCAAATACTATCTGTCATGAACACAAGTTGAGGAATTCGAAAACTAGTGAACTAATTACTTGACTAATATGactatcaaatttaattttaccAGCACCTTTACtgaaaaatctcacaggttattTTCAATAGAATTGACTCTAGAATGAAATTCTTACCTGTCTaagacagaaaaataaaataagataaaataaaatttggagtAAGGAGATTATTGCTTACTTTAGTGAGGCCTTGAGAGCAGGAACAATAAGATCATGGTGAGCATGAGTGTTCCATGGCTTTGAAGTGATGAAAATGTCATCTCTGCTCTTGATGAGTCCTTTGTCGATGGCTTTCTTGACAGCCAAGCCAATGGCTTCCTCTGTTCCATACACGGCGGCGCTGTCGAAATGGCGGTACCC carries:
- the LOC107644081 gene encoding methylecgonone reductase; its protein translation is MGEKKVPDVLLNTGHKMPVLGMGTSVENRPSNETLASIFVDAIEAGYRHFDSAAVYGTEEAIGLAVKKAIDKGLIKSRDDIFITSKPWNTHAHHDLIVPALKASLKKLGTEYVDLYLIHWPVRLRHDLENPVVFSKEDILPFDIEGTWKAMEECYKLGLAKSIGICNYGIKKLTKLLEIATIPPAVHQVEMNPSWQQWKLREFCKEKGIHVSAWSALGAYNIFWGSGAVMENPILKDIAAAKGKNVAQVALRWTYQQGSSAMVKSFNKERMKQNIDIFDFELSEEDLEKIKHVPQRRQYTGDMWLSQHGSYNTLEELWDGDV